In the Candidatus Abyssobacteria bacterium SURF_5 genome, AGAGGCAGTTCGACTTCGTGCAGAAATCGTTTCTGTACCACGGCGTCGAGATCCGCCGCGAGCTCGTCGATGAGAAACTCGAGAAAGCCGAGCGCACGCGAACCGGCTACAAATCGCGCAAGGTCATGCGCGGGTAAGTCCTTTTGTCATTTCTGCGGAAGCAGGAATCCAAGATACGCGGCGCCAGCCGCGTCCTTCTAACTTCCTCTCTTGCCTTTATCCGTCGCCCCTACGGTGCGGGAGAGAAGAATTTTTCGTCTTTAATCAATGAAAATCTGCGAAATCAGCGGATGTGAATGCTCCTTTTCCATTGCTTTCCCAGAGATAATTTAGCCCGTCCGCGGTTTTGGGGGAATCTGATATAATGGTGGCTCGAATTGAAAGTGCCCCTTTGAACCTGTAAACGAAAGGATTTGTATCATGTCGAAGATGACGGGCGGCGCGCTGGCTGCGCGGGTGTTAAAGAATGACGGCGTAAAATTTCTGTTCGGGCTGGTCGGCGGTCATATCTATCCAATTATGGAGGGCTGTGTCGAGGAAGGCATCCGTGTGATCGACGTGCGCCACGAGGAGTCGGCTGCTCATATGGCCGAGGGATGGGCGCTCGCGACGGGAAAACCGGGGGTCTGTATCGGGACCGCGGGTCCCGGCTTCACCAACATGCTGACCGGAATCGCGAATTCTTTTGCGGGGGGCACGCCGATCCTGGCGATGGCGGGTCACGCCTCGATTCACGAATTCGATACGGGAGCGCTTCAGGATTTCAACCAGATCGACGTCGTCAAGCCGATGACCAAGTTCGCGCGCACGGTTTACCAGGGCAACCGCATCCCGGAATATATGGGGATGGCGCTCAGGCATGCAACCGGCGGCCGGCCCGGTCCCGCCTTCATCGAGATCCCGATGGATCAGGCATTCGGCGAGGTCGATGCCGATTCCGTCTATCTTCCCGATTGCCACCGGATGCAATCCCCACCGGCAGGCAATCCCAGCGAGGTGGAACGGGCGCTTGCTCTGATCGCGAAGGCGAAAAAACCGGTCATCATAGCCGGCGGCGGCATCTGGTGGTCGCAAGCATACAAGGAACTGCAGGAATTCGTCGAGAAAACGGGAATCCCCGTTTATACGCGCAGTTCGGCGCGCGGCTCGGTTCCCGACGATCACCCCCTGTGCATGGGGCCGGGTTTCACGTTCGATCCTTCGTTCCGCAATACGCTGAACGAAAGCGATCTTTTGATCATGTTGAGCACGCGCTTCGGGTTCACCTTCAACGCGCAGTTCCTCCCGCAGTCGCTCAAGATGATCAGAGTGGACATCGAGCCGGCGGAGCTGTGCACCGGCCGCACGCCCGACGTCGGCATCGCGGGCGATGTGAAGCTTGTTCTGCGGCAATTCATCAGCGGTGTAAAGAAGGTATCGTTTCACGAATGGGCGGCGCAGCTTAAAGAGGCGCGCAAGCAGATGCGGCAGATGTTCGAGCCGATGTTTACATCCGATCAGATCCCCATTCATCCGCTGCGGCTGTGCAGAGAGATCACGCCGTTCATCGATAAGAACACGATCCTCTGCACGGACGGCGGCGATATGTGCGTCTGGGGCAATCTGGCGCTTCCGGCCGTCGGCCCCGGCCAATTCATCTCGCTGGTATCCTCGATCTTCGGGTGTCTCGGCGTCGGCATTCCCTACGCGATAGCCGCCAAGCTGGCTCATCCGGAGAAAAAGGTGATCGTTACCACCGGCGACGGCAGCTTCGGGCTCACCCTGATGGAATTCGACACGGCGCTGCGTCACAACGTCCCGTTTGTCGCCGTCATCGGCAACGACGCGTGCTGGGGAATGATCGAGCGCCCGCTGAGGAACAGGAAGGGAATCACCGTCGGATGCAGGCTTGCCCCGCGAAGATATGACAAGATAATAGAAGCGATGGGCGGCCACGGAGAATTCGTCGAGCGGCCGCAGGATATCGGACCGGCGATCCAGCGCGCGCTCGATTCCGGCCTGCCCGCCTGCGTGAACGTGATGATCGATCCGGAAATTGGGCCGGGCCTGCAGGAGATGTAGTCTGCGGAAAATTTTGGCGGCGCTACGGGCAGGTTTTAAACCTGCCCGTCTGTTGGCATTTTTTCTGCTGTAAAAGTCCATTTTTTGGTTTCACTTCTGCCGTGGTAAATGCGAAGTTACTCGCACATTCAAGACCGGCCGAATGAATTCGGCCCTACCAAAAGGGGTTTTGCAGCGGAATCCACATTTGAGGCTTGTCCCCAATGACAAATAGCGAGGCGTCCGGAGAACAGACGGAGAAGAACGGAAAAGAAGAGGATGGAATTCCGCTAGAGCAGGAAAACGAGAAGGCGAAAACATATAACCGCGAGAAGCGGCGCCTCTTTGTGATCGAACTGGCGGTGGGTCTTCTCTTTCTTGTTCTCTTCTTTTTTTCAGGCGCTTCGCCGGCCGTGGCGCGCGGTGTTGAATCAGCGTCCCGGAATCCGTGGGTTGTGGTTCTGCTGTATGTCGCCGTAACGGGCGCTCTCTTCGAGCTGATCGGGTTGCCGCTCGATTTCTACGGCAGCTATGTCTTGGAGCATAAATACGGCCAATCGACTCAGAATCTCCGAGGATGGGCGTGGGACCAGGTGAAGGGCCTGCTGGTAAATTTTGTGATCGGGGTCTCACTTGTTGAGGTGGTCTACTGGCTGCTCCGGAATTATCCAAATACGTGGTGGGCGATCGGGGCGCTGCTGTTCGTCCTGTTCGCCGTCATCATGACCGTCCTTGCGCCCGTCGTGCTGCTGCCGATCTTCTATAAGGTCATTCCACTGAGGGATGAAGAGTTGAAGCGGCGCATCCTTGCTCTGTCCGAGAAGGTAGGGACGCGGGTAGAAGGAGTCTATGAGATGGATATGAGCCGCAAGACTCGGGCGGCGAACGCGGCATTGGTTGGGCTCGGCAACACGCGCAGAATCATTTTGGGTGACACCCTTCTCGAGCGGTATCGGCGCGATGAAATAGAGGTCGTGCTTGCCCATGAACTGGGTCATCACACACATGCGGATATCTGGAAAGGGCTCATCTTCCAATCATTCATCTTCTTCCTCGGATTCTACATTACCTACCTCGTCCTGAACGCTTTTTCGAACACTTTCGGCTTGCGCGGCGTCGCCGACATTGCGGGATTTCCGCTTCTCGTGCTGGTCTTCAGCGGGGTTTCCCTGGTCTTCCTGCCGATTATCAACGGCTTTACCAGACGACTCGAGCGGAGTGCCGATGACTTCGCGCTCAGGGTGACCCGTAATCCCCGCGCCTTCATCTCGATGATGGCCAAGCTGGGCCGGCAGAACCTCTCCGAGTTTGAGCCAAGCCGGCTCGTGGAAATCCTTCTATATTCACACCCGCCGATCAGCAAGAGGATTCGGCACGCACACGAAGTCTTTCCTGAAAGCACGGGCGGCGGCCATTGAGGTTGAAAAGGGCTCGGCTTTTGATTACACTGAAATACAGTAAGGTGTAGTGCGGCAAGGCCGCGACGTGAAACAGCGCCCTTATCGGGCGACCCGCCGGGTCGCCCCTATGGTCAAAGCCACAACGGCACTTCCAGATTTCAGATGAGATAATAAAGGGGCTCGTGATCCAGTGAAAAGAGAAAGCGTTCTCTTCCAATTCGTTTTGTTACCGCTCACTCTCCTGTTGAGCGTTGCAACCGCGTGCTCGAATCTGACCGGCTGGCGGATTCCCGGGACAGAAAAAGGAGCGGCGGCCACGACCGCGGTGTATCTTGTGTTGGAAAACGTCGAGACTCTGCCGGAGGAGACAAGGACGCTGGGGGAGATTTACGTGGATGACGCTTTTTTCGGATACACGAGCCGCCCGAAGTATTCTCGGTACGTCGGCAATGAGATGGTTGTGGGCTCGGTTCAGATACAAAGGGAAAAGGTTCATACCATCTCCGTCAGGTTCCCCTCATATCTCCCATTCGAGACAACGCGCTACTTCGGGACGCTTCCCGAATATTCGGTGACCTTCAGTTTAAGAAAAGATATGGCCGCGGAACCTGAGGAACCGCAAGAGAGCGATGCGCCTGTCGAAGCTGTTCAAGAGAAGAAGTGGTATCACTTGTGGTGAATATGGGAAGATATTATAGAGATTCGCGATTCCAATATCCCATCATGATGCCGCCGGCCGTGAAGTGGCTGATTATCGCCAACGTTTCCGTCTTCCTGCTGCAGAATATCATTGCCGCCGCGTTTCGTTTTCCGATTGCTGCGATCCTCGGGCTGAATGCGAATGCGGTCCTTCACGGGATGGTCTGGCAATTGGCGACGTACATGTTTCTGCATCTGGACCTGATGCACATCCTGTGGAACATGTTTGCCTTGTGGATGTTCGGGCGCGATATCGAGCAGACGGGGGGGACGCGCTCATTTCTTTCCCTGTACTTCTTTTCCGGAGTCGGAGCCGGACTGCTCAGTTTTCTCACCAGTCTTGGAAGCAACACGACGACCATTGGCGCGTCCGGCGCCATATTCGGCATCCTGGTCGCCTTCGGCATGATGTTTCCGAATCGGATCGTGCTCGTGTTTTTCATGTTTCCCATGCGCGCCCGCAATTTTGTCATCCTGTTCGGTTTGCTCGAATTGTACATGACGGTCAGCGCCGGCGCGTACGGTGGAGGGATCGCCCGGTTTGCGCATCTTGGGGGTATCCTATTCGGTTATATTTATGTCAAGTACGGCCACACGTTTCGTTTCTCGCTCCCCAAAATCAAGGTCAACATCGGCTCGGCGCGCCGACAGAAAAAAGAAGAAGACTGGCTTCGGTTTATCGAGGAGGAAGTCGACCCGATCCTCGACAAGATCAGTCGCGAGGGCATCCACACTCTGTCGCGCAAGGAGCGCAAGATTCTGAAAAAGGCCCGCGGGCGCCGGAGGGACGAGTGAGGGAGGCCGATCGACTGAGGGCGCTTGCCATATCCGCGGGAGCATCTCTGTTCGGTGTCGCCGATCTGGACGTGATCCGGGCGGAAACGGATTTGCTCGATTCCTGCTATAATGACTATACTCGCGGGATATCCCTCGGAGTGCGGTTGAATCCAGCCGCGCTGGCGGATATCGTCTCGGGCCCGACGGCGGGCTATTGCGCCGAATACCTGAGGGTGAACGCGTTGCTCGATGCGCTCGCCACGGATGTTGCGGCAGAGCTGAAGAGCATGGGCGCGCGGGCGGAGTGCATCCCGGCTTCCCGCGTGGTGGACTGGGAAAAGCTTCGCGGGCATCTCTCTCACAAGCTGATCGGGCGCTATGCGGGACACGGCTGGATCGGAAAGAACATCCTGCTCGTGAATCCTGATTTTGGCGCGCGGGTGCGGTATGTGACGGTCTTGACCGATCTGCCGCTCGAACCGAATGTTCCGACAGGCGAGAGCTGCGGTGCGTGCAGCCGATGCGTCCGCGTGTGCCCGGCAGGCGCGATCGCGCAAGAGCCGGCGCAATTCGATCTGATGGCGTGCTTTCAGCAACTGATTCGGTTCAATGATCTCTTAGGAGACGATCATTACATTTGCGGTTTGTGCGTTTCCGCTTGCAGGGGGAAAACTGCGGGGAGGGACGCAAACGATGGGACAGGTTCAGACGCCTCGCCCGGTTAAACTGCTGGTGGGAATGCTGGCGGGTTCGCCTGCGCTTTTCGCAATTGCCGAGAAAGAGCTGATTCAAAAATTCGGAGCTGTCGATGTCGCGAGCGAGTTGATCCCATTCGATTTCACCAATTATTACGCCGAGGAGATGGGGCCGAACCTGCTGAGAAAATTTGTCGCATTCGAGAGCCTGATTAATCCGAAGGAGCTTGCTCCCGCAAAATTGTACACGAACGAGGTCGAGCGAGAAATCTCGCAACGGCTCGGGAGCGAGCGACGGCTCATTAATCTGGACCCCGGCTATATTGCGCTCTCAAAGCTTGTGCTGGCATCGACAAAAGATTATTCGCACCGCATCTACCTTGGAGACGGCATCTTCGCCGAAGTGACGCTCCATTATGCGAATAGAAGGTTTAATCCGTGGCCATGGACGTATCCCGATTACAAGACTGAGGCGTATCTTCATTTTTTCGAGTCTGTGCGCAGCCGATATCTTGAGACCCTGAAGAGAGTGGGCGTATGAGAGCAGGTACAGCGCGAAGCGCGATCTCTCGTTTCGTTATGCATGCGCTTCAGGGAATGGTTTTCTTTATCATCATTTTTGCAATCGATCCGCCTGCGCATGCAGAGATCCGGCTATATCATTTGCGGGTGACTCTTCGATCGGGCGAGCGATATGAGACGATTTCCGCCGTCGATCCATTCTCTTACTGCTCGCGCAGTGGCGGGCTTGTAGTGTATCTGCGCGACTATTCATTGATTTACAGCCCGCAGATGAAGGTGAAGATCCTGCGCACCTGGACTGAGCCGACCGGCGATCTTGCGGGACGGTAGGAGGAAATCCTGCGGACAAATGGGATGCTCTTCAATCATAACCATAAACCGATCCCGCGGCTGGGCCCGCTCGAGTTGAGCGATATGTGCCGGCCGGAGTGAATAAGGGAAAATTAGGATGGGATATGCGGTTTCCGCTGACGGGGAGAAGAAGATGCCACCGAACGAGCGCAAAGACGACCGGAACTTCATGGTGAAGATTACGGATATCGGTCATGCCACCGTGCTCATCGAATTGGCGGGAATGAATGTCCTGACCGATCCGTGGTTTACTGATCCGATTCTGGGAGTGGTTACGCACCCGCGTCAAATTGGAATGAAGCTTGAGGATCTTCCCAAGCTCGACTTGATTTTGATATCGCACGGCCATTTCGACCATTGTGACATCAAAGGGCTCGCCCGTTTGGATAAATCGACCGTGACAGTCGTGCCCGAAAATCCGACGGCTGTCCGTCTCAGGAGATTGGGATTTACGAGCGTCTTGGAGATGGCGCCCTGGCAATCGAAAAAGATCGGGCGACTGCTTGTGAGCGCTTTTCCGGCCGATCACCCGGCGAAAGAGTGCACCTACGTTCTTTCCGACGGAACGTGCTCAGTGTTTTTTGGCGGAGACACGCGCTACATCAAGGAGCTTCACGAGATCGGAGAGAGATTTGATATCTCGGTTGCCCTGCTTCCGGTAAACGGCCTGAGCTTGCCGTTCATGGGGAAAGTGGTGATGGACCCGATCGAGGCGGCCGAAGCGGCGGTGCAACTGAAAGCCCGGGTCGTGATACCGATTCATCACAACATTTCGCTCACCGTCCCAGGCCTGAAGAAGCTGTTTGACCGTGGCGCGCCGGGCACACCTGAACAGTTTGCGGTAGAGATGCGGAGACGCAACAGCCACATAAAAGTTGTGGCGCTGAATCCCGGCGAAAGCTGGAAAATCGATTAGAGGAACAGAATGCTCCTGAGAGCAGGAGCAAAATTTCGCGTCCGGCTTCACCTGTGAAATTTCGTATCGTTAGGGTATTCCGCCGATTCCTTTGGCCCCAAGAGCAACACAAACTCCCGGAACAGGTCCTGGTCGAGGCCGCCTTCCATTTCAGAACGCATTATCTGGAGGGCGGGAAACGTCTTTTCGGCTATTTTATAAGGACGCGCAGTGGTAAGCGCATCGAAGATATCGGCGAGGGCGGCGATGCGCGCGTAGCGATGGATTGCATCACCGCGCAGACCGCGGGGATAGCCGGATCCATCCACTTTCTCATGATGATCGGCCACAATGGCCAGAACGCCCTCTTTCAGTTCCCCCACCTCCCGCAAAAGCCTGACGCCGTGCTCCGGATGCTGCTTCATGATCACCCATTCGTTTTTGTTGAGCGGCCCCTTTTTGTTCAAAATGCTGCGGTCAATGCCGCTTTTGCCTATGTCGTGGAGAATGAGGCCCGACCCGATGGTATTAATTTCCTGAATGCTGAATTCACCCAGCCTGTGAGACAGCGCCATTCCGAAAATCGCGACATTGACCGAATGGGTGTAGGTATAATAATCGAATGAGGTGGCCGCCATAAGGCTGAAGAAAGCGCGAGATTCCGTGAGCAGGTAATTGGCGAGATTCGAGATCAGCTTCTTCGAGCGCTGGATGTGTTCACCCGACCTGGGATTCTCCAGGAGTTCCTCAACCAGCCCCGTCGCACATGTATATGCCAATTCGGACTTATCATCGGTTGAGACTTTGTCATCAGCTAATACGGTCTCCAGATTTCTCTCAAGATACCGATGGTATTCTCGTTTTTCCGAGAAATGGATAAAAAGCTGCTCAATTCCTTGTTCGACCAGGTTCCATAGTGCTCGCTCCGTGAACAAAATATTTCTGGCACGGTACAGCACAAATCGATCAGCGCCGGCGCGTTCCGATATACGCAGGTAGATATCGAAGCTGGTTACCGTATCCACCCGCAAGCTCTGGAGCGTGATAGGCAGAAACTGAGCACCTTCAGCTATCTGGTCCATCTTTCCCGCGGCCAGCTAATGACTCGAGGATACCTGCAAGCGTGTTGGGGTAGAAATATTTTAGAATAATTCGCCAAATAATGTCAATGAAATTCTTGTTCGTGGCGTAAGAAAGCATCCTGAAATGGAAAAATTTGTTTTGTTGGTGTATAATGTGGTTCAATTTGGAATAGGTCGCGAACGCTGGGCGCTTCCTGCGTCGGCAACTGAGTTCCAGAGGGCGGCACGACAAATGAACGTTGCTGAATCTCTACTGAGGAGGAGAAACAAATGAAAAGGTTAGTAGCAGTTCTGTTGATGGTCGTCTTGGGCGGTTCACTCATTGTTGCCTGTGGTCAGCAGCAAGGGCAAGAAGAAGAGCAAACTCAGCCGATGGAACAACCGGCAGAGCAACCCATGGAGCAACCCATGGAGCAGCCCATGGAGCAGCCGACGGAACAACCGATGGAACAGCCGGCAGAGCAGCCGATGGAACAGCCGGCAGAGCAGCCCATGGAACAACCGGCAGAAGAGCCTGCCCAGTAGCTTGCAAGAAGTCGTACAAGCGGTGCTCAATGTCCTCGCGTAACGGAATTTCAGCCAGCCCGAAAAAGGTTATTGAGATGCGGCAACGGTAACGAAAAGGGCGCAAACAAGCGCCTGTTTTGATTCGGTTAAGGAGCCCTCCAGCATTTTCGGCGGCGTCAGGTAAGGATGCCGCCGATTCTTTTTTCCGTGCCTGATACTCAATCCGCTTTCTTCTGCCAGCCCCCGACATGCCGTTGCACATGAGGGGGTGTCGCAAAATACAGTGTTTACTGTATAGTATCGGACGCAAATCGCTATCAGAGTATTTATTAATGGTATGAGGTTTTTGATTGTGAACCTCAGAGGACTGCAAAAACCGCATTCCAGACAAAGAGGCGGATGTTAGGGCATCAACTAAACAAGATAAGGAGGAACTGTCTATGAGAAATTTAGTCACCGTCCTGTTGGTGGTTTTGATGATTGCCAGTTTTGCGGCGGCCGATGCGACATGGGCTCAGCAGCAAGGACAACAGCAGAGGCAGCAGCAGGCGCAGCAGCTTCAGAACGCGTTCCGGCTGAGCGAACTGAAGGACATGAAAGTTCAAACCCAGCAGGGGCAGGAGCTCGGGGAAATTCAGGACATCGTGGTGGATAAACAGGGGCAGAACGCGTATCTTATCATGTCCGGCGACAAAGTCGGTCAGCAAAACAAGTTGATTCCCATCCCGATCAAGGCGGCGAATCCGCAATTACAGAAAGATGCCCTTGTCATCAGCGTGAGCCAGCAGCAACTGAGAAGCGCCCCCGGCTTCGACGAGAACAACTGGTCGCAATTCACTCAGATCCAGCAGAGAGTGAATACATATTATCAGCAGGGCGCCGCGGGCGCACAGCAACAGATGCAGGGAGGTCAACAGGGTCAGCAAAAGAAGCAACAATAACTGCGAGACTGAACTCTTTAGTTGATTCAGCCCTAACTCAGCATTTCCTTAAGGACCTGGCGATATCCTTCCGGATATCGCCAATTTTTTGTAAGGAGGCGGGGCCCATCGGCAGATTTCCGGGACACCGGCGAAGCTCTCCTGCCCTGCCCAAAAATTACGCTCGATGAGTATTGCAGGAAGGTATTGGCGACGGCAAACTATGGAAAACCCCCTTGTCAGGAAACCAAAACAAGGAGCCGTTTTATGAAAGCTGTGGTTTTTCATGATATAGGCGATATTCGTTTTGAAGATGTATCGGAGCCTCAGATCAAAGAGCCAACGGATGCGATCGTGCGGCTTACCGCCACGGCGATTTGCGGGACCGATCTGCACATGATCCGGGGAACCATGTCCGGAATGGAGCCGGGAACAGTGCTCGGGCATGAGGGTGTGGGCATCGTCGAGCAGGTGGGTCCCGGAGTTCGGAACTTGAAGGAAGGCGACCGGGTAGTCATTCCTTCCACCATCGCCTGCGGCTACTGCTCGTATTGCCGCGCCGGCTATTATGCCCAGTGTGACAACGCCAATCCCAACGGCAAGCGCGCGGGCACGGCCTTTTTCGGGGGACCGAAACTGGCCGGAGCCATTCACGGGCTTCAGGCGGAGAAGGCGCGGATTCCCTTTGCCAATGTAGGACCCGTAAAGATAGACAGTCTCACCGATGACGAAGCGATTCTGCTGTCCGACATTTTCCCGACCGGCTACTTCGGGGCCGACATCGCCCAAATTCATCGCGGGCATACGGTGGCGGTGTTCGGGTGCGGCCCCGTCGGCCAATTCGCCATTCTCAGCGCAAAGCTGTTTGGGGCCGGGCGCATTTTCGCCATCGATCATGTGCCGTGCCGACTCGAGATGGCGAGGGCGCAAGGCGCCGAGACAATCGATTTCAGCAAAGAAGACCCGGTGGAAGCCATCATGAGCCTGACGGGCGGAATAGGCGTTGACCGCGCAATTGACGCCGTGGGCGTGGACGCCGAGAGTCCGCACAGCGGGCCTGCTGCGGAAAAGGTAAAAAAAGAAAGAGAAGAATACGAGCGCGAGCTGAGCCAAGTGGCCCCCAGGAAGACGAAAGGACAGGCGTGGAAGCCGGGCGATGCGCCGTCACTGGCGCTGACGTGGGCGGTTGACGCCCTGGCGAAAGCGGGCTTGCTTTCGGTTATCGGGGTTTATCCGCAGACGGTCAGGTTGTTCCCCATCGGGCAGGCAATGATGAAGAACCTCAGGATCCACATGGGCAACTGCAACCACCGCAGTTACATCCCGATGCTGGTCGACCTGGTTCAAAGCGGCGCGGTCCAGCCGACGAAGATATTGACCAACGTTGAGCCGTTCACTTCGATCATAGATGCCTATAAGGCATTCGACCATCGGCAACCCGGTTGGATCAAGGTGGAGCTGAAGCAGGCGGCATAAAGAAGATACAGCCTGTCATGCAATTTTGCGCCGCCCGCCGGATTCTGCTGTGCCTGCGGTATGGGATCGGTGATTTCGTAATGGAGACACCTGTCCTGCAGGCGTTGCGTGAAAGCTCGCCGCACGCACACATAACGGCTGCGGGAGCATACCCGGCCATTGAACTGCTTGAGGGAGATCCCCGAATCGACGCTCTCATGTGCATCCAGAAGTGGGAGCGCTTTCGGTCCATCTCGGTGCCTTATTGAGGGAAAATTCCTCACTCGCGGCGAAAGTTGTATCAACCATATATCATCGGCTGAAGTGTATGCCGCCGCAAAAAGGTCTTTCGGCCCCGGTTCACGAGAAAGCGGCCGGTCTGCAATTTAACTACTTTACCTTATTTCCAGAGACATGTTCGGGATCAAGAATTAGGAGGGTGTATTTGTCTCGGAGAACCAAAGGAGGATAGACAATGCCGCAAGCTGATCTTTTTATGGAAATCCATAGCGATCATGAGCAGGTCCAGGGGATTTTGGAGAAGCTGGTTCAGACGTCGAAAGGCGGGCGGAAAAACAGAGAGAATCTATTTGAAAAACTGAAGATAGATCTGATTCCGCATATGAAGGCGGAAGAGAAGGTTTTTTATCCGGTCCTCGCCAAGGAGAAACGCGCAAGAGAAGACGCCCTTGAGGCTTTAGAGGAGCATCATGTCGCCGAAATGGTGCTGAAAGAATTGGATAAGATGCCGAAAGACCAGGATGAGTGGAAGGCAAAATTACTCGTCTTCAAGGAACTGATCAGAAAGCACATCGAAGAAGAGGAGAGCAAAATTTTCGATGACGCCCGGAAAGCCTTTGATCAAGAGCAGATCTCGGACATCTTTGAGGAATTCCAGAAGAATAAACAGTCTTTGAAGAACCGGTTGAGCAAGAAAGCCGCGGCTTAAGCACGGCTTCAGACATTGCTGATCGTCAGCGTCGTAAAAAAGAATGGGAATGAGAAAAGGAGGTCCCCTTTGGATACAAAGGAAACCGCAAAAAAACTGAGCTCGCTGGTGCAGCTGGACATTGATGCAGAATATGCATACGGGCAGGCGATAGATGAAATCAAGGAGTGGCCCATCAAGAACAGGCTTATTGAATTTCGCGACGACCACAAACGGCACGTTGCGGAGCTGTCAGTCGCGATTCGCGAACTGGGAGAAACGCCTCCTGAATACAAGCGTGACACAAAGGGTTTTTTGCTGGAGGGTTTCACGGCCATTCGGAGCAAGACGGGGACGGAAGGCGCGCTCAAAGCAATGAGGTCGAACGAGAAGACAACCAATAAGAGTTACAATAAGGCCCGCTCCTGGGACGTAACCCCATCGATCAAGGCTCTTATCGAGAAGAATTACGAGGATGAAAGGAGACATCTCGAATATATCGAAACAGCCCTGGAAACTAAACTGTGGAAGAAGACGGCCTGATCCCGATCCAGAATCACCAAAAGATATGCTCTTATTCATTGTTCCGTTGGGAATAGATTCGCGAACCGTGCCGGAATATGAGGGCGCAAGGGAATACTTGAGACCCGACAATTGAAACCAGTCGAAGAACCGGATGGAGCAAGAAGAGGGCGAGCTTGCGCTGTCTGCTATGCCGGCGAGGACTACTCGCGGAATCCAGAATAAGAATCGCTTCCCGGGAAAAGGAGAAAGTTATGAATCATCTTCAAGAGATGATTGAAGCGCATCCTGGAAAAATCAAGATCGACAAAAACAATCTGATGAGAACAATCGACACACTCACTTCGTGTGCCGATACGTGCATTCTCTGCGCGGACGCCTGTCTGGCAGAGGACAATGTGAAGCAGCTCGTGAAATGCATTCGGCTCAATTATGACTGCGCCGACGCTTGCAGCGCCGCCGCGCGAATGCTGCTTCGCCAGGTGGGCGCAGACATGGGCCTGCTTCACAAACAACTGGAGGTCTGCGCCGCGGCATGCCGTGTCTGCGGACAGGAATGTGAACAGCATGCAGCCCACCACGAGCATTGCCGTATTTGTGCGGAGACCTGCCGCGCTTGTGAAAAAACATGCGACCGCATCATTCAGGAAATGACGGTGGCTCGCTAATCTTTGAAAGAAAAGGAGCCTGTTTCCGCTTCTCGCGGAGAAGAAACAGGCGCCACGTTTTTCAGGTCGGCGGCAACAGCGGTTATTCCTGCAGGAGGAATTTTCAGCCGTTTACAATGCGGCCTCCATTGGGGTGAAGTATCTGACCGGTCATGTACGACGAGTCATTGCTTGCCAAGAAAACGTAACAGGGGGCTACTTCTTCCGGCTGGCCGGCTCGTCCCATTGGAGTGTTTCCGCCGAATTCCGCAACGTGATCCTCGTCATAGCTGGCCGGGATCAAGGGTGTCCAGATGGGGCCGGGGGCCACTCCATTCACGCGTATGCCCCGGTCAACGAACTTCAGCGCCAGCGAT is a window encoding:
- a CDS encoding thiamine pyrophosphate-binding protein, coding for MSKMTGGALAARVLKNDGVKFLFGLVGGHIYPIMEGCVEEGIRVIDVRHEESAAHMAEGWALATGKPGVCIGTAGPGFTNMLTGIANSFAGGTPILAMAGHASIHEFDTGALQDFNQIDVVKPMTKFARTVYQGNRIPEYMGMALRHATGGRPGPAFIEIPMDQAFGEVDADSVYLPDCHRMQSPPAGNPSEVERALALIAKAKKPVIIAGGGIWWSQAYKELQEFVEKTGIPVYTRSSARGSVPDDHPLCMGPGFTFDPSFRNTLNESDLLIMLSTRFGFTFNAQFLPQSLKMIRVDIEPAELCTGRTPDVGIAGDVKLVLRQFISGVKKVSFHEWAAQLKEARKQMRQMFEPMFTSDQIPIHPLRLCREITPFIDKNTILCTDGGDMCVWGNLALPAVGPGQFISLVSSIFGCLGVGIPYAIAAKLAHPEKKVIVTTGDGSFGLTLMEFDTALRHNVPFVAVIGNDACWGMIERPLRNRKGITVGCRLAPRRYDKIIEAMGGHGEFVERPQDIGPAIQRALDSGLPACVNVMIDPEIGPGLQEM
- a CDS encoding rhomboid family intramembrane serine protease; its protein translation is MGRYYRDSRFQYPIMMPPAVKWLIIANVSVFLLQNIIAAAFRFPIAAILGLNANAVLHGMVWQLATYMFLHLDLMHILWNMFALWMFGRDIEQTGGTRSFLSLYFFSGVGAGLLSFLTSLGSNTTTIGASGAIFGILVAFGMMFPNRIVLVFFMFPMRARNFVILFGLLELYMTVSAGAYGGGIARFAHLGGILFGYIYVKYGHTFRFSLPKIKVNIGSARRQKKEEDWLRFIEEEVDPILDKISREGIHTLSRKERKILKKARGRRRDE
- a CDS encoding MBL fold metallo-hydrolase — protein: MGYAVSADGEKKMPPNERKDDRNFMVKITDIGHATVLIELAGMNVLTDPWFTDPILGVVTHPRQIGMKLEDLPKLDLILISHGHFDHCDIKGLARLDKSTVTVVPENPTAVRLRRLGFTSVLEMAPWQSKKIGRLLVSAFPADHPAKECTYVLSDGTCSVFFGGDTRYIKELHEIGERFDISVALLPVNGLSLPFMGKVVMDPIEAAEAAVQLKARVVIPIHHNISLTVPGLKKLFDRGAPGTPEQFAVEMRRRNSHIKVVALNPGESWKID
- a CDS encoding epoxyqueuosine reductase, whose protein sequence is MREADRLRALAISAGASLFGVADLDVIRAETDLLDSCYNDYTRGISLGVRLNPAALADIVSGPTAGYCAEYLRVNALLDALATDVAAELKSMGARAECIPASRVVDWEKLRGHLSHKLIGRYAGHGWIGKNILLVNPDFGARVRYVTVLTDLPLEPNVPTGESCGACSRCVRVCPAGAIAQEPAQFDLMACFQQLIRFNDLLGDDHYICGLCVSACRGKTAGRDANDGTGSDASPG
- a CDS encoding DUF4416 family protein, encoding MGQVQTPRPVKLLVGMLAGSPALFAIAEKELIQKFGAVDVASELIPFDFTNYYAEEMGPNLLRKFVAFESLINPKELAPAKLYTNEVEREISQRLGSERRLINLDPGYIALSKLVLASTKDYSHRIYLGDGIFAEVTLHYANRRFNPWPWTYPDYKTEAYLHFFESVRSRYLETLKRVGV
- a CDS encoding M48 family peptidase — encoded protein: MTNSEASGEQTEKNGKEEDGIPLEQENEKAKTYNREKRRLFVIELAVGLLFLVLFFFSGASPAVARGVESASRNPWVVVLLYVAVTGALFELIGLPLDFYGSYVLEHKYGQSTQNLRGWAWDQVKGLLVNFVIGVSLVEVVYWLLRNYPNTWWAIGALLFVLFAVIMTVLAPVVLLPIFYKVIPLRDEELKRRILALSEKVGTRVEGVYEMDMSRKTRAANAALVGLGNTRRIILGDTLLERYRRDEIEVVLAHELGHHTHADIWKGLIFQSFIFFLGFYITYLVLNAFSNTFGLRGVADIAGFPLLVLVFSGVSLVFLPIINGFTRRLERSADDFALRVTRNPRAFISMMAKLGRQNLSEFEPSRLVEILLYSHPPISKRIRHAHEVFPESTGGGH